One segment of Candidatus Paceibacterota bacterium DNA contains the following:
- the rpsO gene encoding 30S ribosomal protein S15, which yields MLTKNKKQRAIKAVKIHDSDTGSPEVQIAILTKRIEELSGHLKKNNKDNHSRRGLLGLVAKRQKHMNYLAKKNPARYRSVLKKLELKKVK from the coding sequence ATGTTGACAAAGAATAAGAAACAAAGGGCCATAAAAGCTGTAAAAATCCATGATTCTGATACTGGGTCCCCGGAAGTTCAGATCGCCATTTTAACAAAAAGGATAGAAGAGCTTTCTGGTCATTTAAAGAAAAACAATAAAGACAATCATTCAAGAAGAGGTCTTTTGGGTCTAGTTGCTAAACGCCAAAAGCATATGAATTATCTTGCCAAAAAAAATCCGGCCAGATATAGGTCTGTTTTAAAAAAGTTAGAACTTAAAAAGGTTAAATAA
- a CDS encoding NYN domain-containing protein, with translation MSVIKHAHQKVGVFIDTQNLYHSAKHLYNARVNFGQVLKDAVSDRLIIRAIAYVITTETGEEKAFFEALVKLGIETKTKNLQIFAGGAKKGDWDVGIAVDAIKFAPKLDAVVLVSGDGDFVPLVEYLKTNQGCQVEVASFRRSASSRLIEVADDFIDLDKDPKKYLLQSSRPRRQRG, from the coding sequence ATGTCTGTAATTAAACACGCGCATCAGAAAGTTGGAGTTTTCATAGATACCCAGAATCTTTATCACAGTGCCAAGCATTTATACAACGCTCGAGTTAACTTCGGGCAAGTTTTAAAAGACGCGGTCTCTGATCGACTCATAATTCGAGCTATTGCTTATGTCATAACGACGGAAACCGGCGAGGAAAAGGCCTTTTTTGAGGCATTGGTTAAACTTGGGATAGAAACCAAGACAAAAAACCTCCAGATTTTTGCTGGCGGGGCTAAAAAAGGGGATTGGGATGTCGGGATTGCTGTTGATGCTATAAAATTTGCGCCGAAACTTGACGCTGTTGTTTTGGTTTCGGGTGATGGTGATTTCGTGCCTCTTGTTGAGTATCTTAAGACCAATCAAGGTTGTCAGGTTGAAGTTGCTTCTTTCAGGCGCTCGGCTTCAAGCCGGCTCATAGAAGTAGCTGATGATTTTATTGATCTAGATAAAGATCCTAAGAAATATCTTCTTCAGTCTAGCCGACCGAGAAGGCAGAGAGGTTAG
- a CDS encoding right-handed parallel beta-helix repeat-containing protein: MKTTKILSIIFGTLIFFAVVLSVFANPRILYLPFTDLEVFLKHGWYYDEQETDEHKGIDYFKGQSGNWQEFEILAVAGGVAEYRPNGSPTWGNYVVIDHQTGSPPYYTVYAHLESSPLPAYTQTAVNEGDLIGIAGATGFTDPPGTVHLHLEWSKDGIGQFGTKLDPYGIKKYYTYYPGYPNFIDCGIDLQNPGVFWWTECPPIPPGGGGDDPLPVINVSGNITEDTTWKAGYVYLIQGSVTVVENVTLTLEPGVIVKFQNTSSRFNIYGNLYAQGTQQNKIHFTSYKDDTVGGDSNGDGNNSSPAPSNWRQITVFENGSADLSHAVLRYGGYTCAYCGINPGGLLVDGGQLTLADTLIEKNNYGIYFKNITGTTSISNSTISNNTSYGIFSTGGNHDIYLSNSTISNHSDTGIYASASATTTVSLLNNTFQNNQTRDGYFSISNINFINQGNTTSGTGGNGFHISGTLLGNQIWNPGVPYIISTVTLPADTTLTINPNTIVKFQNTSSRFNIYGNLYAQGTQQNKIHFTSYKDDTVGGDSNGDGNNSSPAPSNWRQITVFENGSADLSHAVLRYGGYTCAYCGINPGGLLVDGGQLTLADTLIEKNNYGIYFKNITGTTSISNSTISNNTSYGIFSTGGNHDIYLSNSTISNHSDTGIYASASATTTVSLLNNTFQNNQTRDGYFSISNINFINQGNTTSGTGGNGFHISGTLLGNQIWNPGVPYIISTVTLPADTTLTINPNTIVKFQNTSSRFNIYGNLYAQGTQQNKIYFTSYKDDTVGGDSNGDGNNSSPAPSNWRQITVFENGSADLSHAVLRYGGYTCAYCGINPGGLLVDGGQLTLADTLIEKNNYGIYFKNITGTTSISNSTISNNTSYGIFSTGGNHDIYLSNSTISNHSDTGIYASASATTTVSLLNNTFQNNQTRDGYFSISNINFINQGNTTSGTGGNGFHISGTLLGNQIWNPGVPYIISTVTLPADTTLTINPNTIVKFQNTSSRFNIYGNLYAQGTQQNKIYFTSYRDDTIGGDSNGDGNNSSPAPSNWRQITVFENGSADLSHAVLRYGGYTCAYCGINPGGLLVDGGQLTLADTLIEKNNYGIYRRTSGNVSVTQSSIKENTSYGIYHTGTGTTTATSNWWGDPSGPYHPQNNPNGQGDRVSNNVEFSSWLIEDPFWKQFIFPKK; encoded by the coding sequence ATGAAAACCACTAAGATATTAAGCATAATTTTTGGAACACTCATTTTCTTTGCTGTAGTTTTATCTGTTTTTGCCAACCCAAGAATATTATATCTACCTTTTACTGATCTTGAAGTTTTTCTCAAGCACGGATGGTACTATGATGAACAGGAAACAGATGAGCATAAAGGAATAGATTATTTCAAAGGACAGTCAGGAAACTGGCAAGAGTTTGAAATTCTCGCTGTGGCGGGAGGAGTAGCTGAGTATAGACCAAATGGTAGTCCAACGTGGGGTAATTATGTTGTTATTGACCATCAAACCGGCTCACCCCCTTATTATACCGTTTACGCTCATCTAGAAAGCTCACCCTTACCCGCTTATACACAAACGGCAGTTAATGAAGGTGATTTAATAGGTATTGCTGGTGCTACTGGGTTCACCGATCCACCGGGAACAGTTCATCTACATCTTGAATGGTCAAAGGACGGAATAGGGCAGTTTGGTACTAAACTTGATCCTTATGGGATTAAAAAATATTACACATATTATCCTGGTTATCCAAATTTTATAGATTGTGGCATTGACCTTCAAAATCCAGGTGTTTTCTGGTGGACAGAATGTCCGCCGATTCCACCTGGTGGAGGCGGGGATGATCCACTTCCGGTAATAAATGTTTCCGGAAATATCACCGAAGACACAACATGGAAAGCGGGGTATGTGTATTTAATTCAGGGGTCAGTGACGGTGGTTGAAAATGTAACTTTAACTTTAGAGCCCGGAGTAATCGTCAAATTTCAAAACACCTCCTCCCGCTTCAACATCTACGGAAACCTCTACGCCCAAGGAACCCAACAAAACAAAATCCACTTCACCTCATACAAAGACGATACGGTCGGCGGTGATTCAAACGGAGATGGCAACAATTCATCGCCGGCTCCCAGCAATTGGCGGCAAATCACTGTCTTTGAGAATGGTTCAGCCGATCTTTCCCACGCCGTCTTGCGCTATGGCGGCTACACTTGCGCCTACTGCGGCATCAATCCCGGAGGTCTTTTAGTGGACGGCGGACAACTTACCCTCGCCGACACTTTGATTGAGAAGAACAATTATGGGATATATTTCAAAAACATCACCGGCACTACAAGCATTTCCAACTCCACCATTTCTAACAACACTTCTTATGGCATCTTCTCAACCGGCGGCAACCACGACATATATCTCTCCAACTCCACCATCTCCAACCATTCCGATACCGGTATCTATGCTTCCGCCAGCGCCACAACTACTGTTTCGCTTTTGAACAATACTTTCCAGAACAACCAAACAAGAGACGGTTACTTTTCCATTTCCAACATTAACTTCATCAACCAAGGGAACACTACTTCAGGCACCGGAGGCAACGGCTTCCACATTTCAGGCACTCTTTTAGGCAACCAAATCTGGAACCCTGGTGTCCCTTACATTATCAGCACCGTCACCTTACCGGCCGATACCACTCTCACAATTAACCCCAATACCATCGTCAAATTTCAAAACACCTCCTCCCGCTTCAACATCTACGGAAACCTCTACGCCCAAGGAACCCAACAAAACAAAATCCACTTCACCTCATACAAAGACGATACGGTCGGCGGTGATTCAAACGGAGATGGCAACAATTCATCGCCGGCTCCCAGCAATTGGCGGCAAATCACTGTCTTTGAGAATGGTTCAGCCGATCTTTCCCACGCCGTCTTGCGCTATGGCGGCTACACTTGCGCCTACTGCGGCATCAATCCCGGAGGTCTTTTAGTGGACGGCGGACAACTTACCCTCGCCGACACTTTGATTGAGAAGAACAATTATGGGATATATTTCAAAAACATCACCGGCACTACAAGCATTTCCAACTCCACCATTTCTAACAACACTTCTTATGGCATCTTCTCAACCGGCGGCAACCACGACATATATCTCTCCAACTCCACCATCTCCAACCATTCCGATACCGGTATCTATGCTTCCGCCAGCGCCACAACTACTGTTTCGCTTTTGAACAATACTTTCCAGAACAACCAAACAAGAGACGGTTACTTTTCCATTTCCAACATTAACTTCATCAACCAAGGGAACACTACTTCAGGCACCGGAGGCAACGGCTTCCACATTTCAGGCACTCTTTTAGGCAACCAAATCTGGAACCCTGGTGTCCCTTACATTATCAGCACCGTCACCTTACCGGCCGATACCACTCTCACAATTAACCCCAATACCATCGTCAAATTTCAAAACACCTCCTCCCGCTTCAACATCTACGGAAACCTCTACGCCCAAGGAACCCAACAAAACAAAATCTACTTCACCTCATACAAAGACGATACGGTCGGCGGTGATTCAAACGGAGATGGCAACAATTCATCGCCGGCTCCCAGCAATTGGCGGCAAATCACTGTCTTTGAGAATGGTTCAGCCGATCTTTCCCACGCCGTCTTGCGCTATGGCGGCTACACTTGCGCCTACTGCGGCATCAATCCCGGAGGTCTTTTAGTGGACGGCGGACAACTTACCCTCGCCGACACTTTGATTGAGAAGAACAATTATGGGATATATTTCAAAAACATCACCGGCACTACAAGCATTTCCAACTCCACCATTTCTAACAACACTTCTTATGGCATCTTCTCAACCGGCGGCAACCACGACATATATCTCTCCAACTCCACCATCTCCAACCATTCCGATACCGGTATCTATGCTTCCGCCAGCGCCACAACTACTGTTTCGCTTTTGAACAATACTTTCCAGAACAACCAAACAAGAGACGGTTACTTTTCCATTTCCAACATTAACTTCATCAACCAAGGGAACACTACTTCAGGCACCGGAGGCAACGGCTTCCACATTTCAGGCACTCTTTTAGGCAACCAAATCTGGAACCCTGGTGTCCCTTACATTATCAGCACCGTCACCTTACCGGCCGATACCACTCTCACAATTAACCCCAATACCATCGTCAAATTTCAAAACACCTCCTCCCGCTTCAACATCTACGGAAACCTCTACGCCCAAGGAACCCAACAAAACAAAATCTACTTCACCTCTTACCGAGACGACACAATCGGAGGTGACTCCAACGGAGATGGCAACAATTCATCGCCGGCTCCCAGCAATTGGCGGCAAATCACTGTCTTTGAGAATGGTTCAGCCGATCTTTCCCACGCCGTCTTGCGCTATGGCGGCTACACTTGCGCCTACTGCGGCATCAATCCCGGAGGTCTTTTAGTGGACGGCGGACAACTTACCCTCGCCGACACTTTGATTGAGAAGAACAATTATGGGATCTACCGGCGGACTAGCGGTAATGTTTCCGTCACTCAAAGCTCAATTAAAGAGAATACCTCCTACGGCATATATCACACCGGCACCGGGACAACGACCGCCACTTCAAACTGGTGGGGAGATCCGAGCGGGCCTTATCATCCGCAAAACAATCCAAACGGACAAGGCGACAGAGTCTCAAATAATGTGGAATTCAGCTCCTGGTTAATTGAGGATCCTTTTTGGAAACAATTTATATTTCCCAAAAAGTAG
- a CDS encoding type II secretion system protein, which yields METNKKLGFTLIEVLIVIGILAILAGIVLVAINPGHQFAQARDTQRASAIHAILNAVGQNMAENRGIFTCNGVEKEILTSQDDNGLPTTVIKSGSSQGEIDLYDCLVPKYIAEMPIDPKDGHLKDKTDYNTGYYIGKTGAEEGNRIIIYARSAEIDENIPMKVVR from the coding sequence ATGGAAACAAACAAAAAACTGGGATTTACTCTAATTGAAGTTCTAATAGTCATTGGGATTCTGGCCATTTTGGCTGGCATAGTTTTAGTTGCTATTAATCCGGGGCATCAGTTCGCCCAAGCCCGCGACACGCAGAGGGCTAGCGCAATCCACGCTATTTTAAATGCTGTCGGCCAAAATATGGCTGAAAATAGAGGCATCTTTACCTGCAACGGAGTAGAAAAAGAAATTCTAACAAGTCAGGATGACAATGGCTTGCCAACCACAGTTATAAAATCTGGAAGCTCGCAAGGAGAAATTGATCTGTATGATTGCTTAGTGCCAAAATATATTGCCGAAATGCCAATTGACCCAAAAGACGGGCACCTAAAAGACAAAACTGATTACAATACCGGCTACTATATCGGCAAGACGGGCGCCGAGGAAGGAAATAGAATAATAATTTACGCCCGGTCGGCTGAAATTGACGAGAACATTCCAATGAAAGTTGTAAGATAG
- a CDS encoding trigger factor, protein MTNKNYKLEIKKLGNAEIEIDLQISAEKLAEQRKKIVKRYKENLELPGFRKGNAPEKMIIEKVGEARILEDAAEEAIKEIYPQILLEHKIEAIGRPEVTITKLALGNELGVKIKTSIVPEVKLADYKKIASEDKNPIEEDPEVGDDEVEKVIDSVRQARKQEDGKLPELDQDFVKELGNFTDLEDLKQKIKQNLKEEKKHQQKNKKRTAILEKIIKDSEIELPEILVRGELEKMLAQFKEEIEVAGMSFKDYLEKTKADEEKIRQDWRPQAEKRAQSQLVLNKIAAVEKITADPKILEQEVEKVIKEYPGADRNRAEIFVETILINTAVLEFLENQQ, encoded by the coding sequence ATGACAAACAAAAATTACAAATTGGAAATAAAAAAACTCGGGAACGCCGAGATAGAAATTGACCTGCAAATTTCAGCAGAAAAACTAGCGGAGCAGAGAAAAAAGATTGTAAAAAGATACAAAGAAAACTTGGAGCTCCCCGGTTTTCGTAAAGGAAACGCGCCGGAAAAAATGATTATTGAAAAAGTCGGCGAAGCTCGGATTCTCGAAGACGCCGCTGAAGAAGCTATTAAAGAAATTTATCCGCAAATTTTGTTGGAACACAAAATTGAAGCTATAGGTCGGCCGGAAGTTACCATTACAAAACTGGCTTTAGGCAACGAGCTTGGTGTAAAAATTAAAACCTCAATAGTGCCGGAAGTTAAATTAGCTGACTACAAAAAAATCGCTTCGGAAGACAAAAATCCGATTGAGGAGGATCCTGAAGTTGGTGATGACGAAGTTGAAAAGGTAATAGATTCAGTCAGACAGGCCCGAAAACAGGAAGATGGGAAATTGCCGGAATTGGATCAAGATTTCGTAAAAGAGCTTGGAAATTTCACAGATTTAGAAGACTTAAAACAAAAGATCAAACAAAATTTAAAAGAAGAAAAGAAGCACCAACAAAAAAACAAAAAAAGGACAGCAATTCTGGAAAAAATAATAAAAGATTCAGAAATTGAATTACCGGAAATTCTAGTAAGAGGAGAGTTGGAAAAGATGTTGGCGCAATTTAAAGAAGAGATAGAAGTCGCCGGTATGTCATTTAAAGATTATTTGGAAAAAACCAAGGCCGATGAAGAGAAAATAAGGCAAGATTGGCGTCCACAGGCAGAAAAAAGGGCTCAAAGCCAGTTGGTGCTGAACAAAATAGCCGCTGTGGAAAAAATTACCGCTGACCCGAAAATCTTGGAGCAAGAAGTTGAAAAGGTTATTAAAGAATACCCGGGTGCTGATAGAAATCGAGCTGAAATCTTTGTAGAAACAATTCTTATAAACACAGCGGTTCTGGAGTTCTTGGAGAATCAGCAGTAA
- a CDS encoding dockerin type I domain-containing protein, with protein sequence MKKNFIFVLSLGLIFSAPAVYAEVEQEAPSHRINEEINRTLGNIIPVPEENVQGVNPVIRDSRMNPASVSPIRSGAMPGRASLTQIASLVPPEDRIFGDLNGDGHVDFTDFKILVESFGPCPAVSTSCPADLNNDRTVNTLDALLLLNNFTRYQEDLPRISGVLEKCQTVRASELQRRCLAVSMQEEEVSLRSKNVSPALVERAVSRAELAGTMSPEQIERGVEMRVRNYLKYMSNMLTRMTAAIERLNNLADRIESRIEKSEAEGQDLTQAKNLLAEARTKIEDASAKLTTVSQNYQEILTGENLTEEFARIRELVHNLRNTIQEAHQALVEVVISMRSQ encoded by the coding sequence ATGAAAAAAAATTTCATTTTTGTTTTGTCTTTGGGGCTGATTTTTTCAGCGCCAGCCGTTTATGCTGAAGTTGAGCAAGAAGCGCCTTCCCACAGGATAAACGAAGAAATCAATAGAACTTTGGGGAATATTATTCCAGTCCCAGAAGAAAATGTGCAAGGAGTTAATCCAGTTATCCGCGATTCCAGAATGAATCCGGCATCAGTTTCGCCAATCAGAAGCGGAGCAATGCCTGGTCGGGCAAGTTTAACTCAAATTGCCTCTTTGGTACCGCCAGAAGACAGAATCTTTGGCGACCTTAATGGCGACGGTCACGTTGATTTCACAGACTTCAAAATATTAGTCGAATCGTTCGGACCTTGTCCTGCGGTTAGCACAAGTTGCCCAGCCGACTTAAATAACGACAGAACAGTCAACACACTTGATGCCCTACTCCTTTTGAACAACTTCACTAGATATCAAGAAGATCTTCCTAGAATTTCTGGAGTTTTGGAAAAGTGTCAAACAGTCAGAGCATCAGAGCTTCAGAGAAGGTGTTTGGCGGTCTCAATGCAAGAAGAGGAGGTTAGCTTGAGAAGCAAGAATGTCTCTCCGGCTCTAGTTGAAAGAGCTGTCAGCAGAGCAGAACTAGCTGGAACAATGAGCCCAGAGCAGATTGAAAGAGGCGTTGAAATGCGCGTCAGAAATTACCTAAAATACATGAGTAATATGCTGACCAGAATGACTGCCGCAATAGAGAGATTAAATAATTTGGCGGACAGAATTGAATCAAGAATCGAAAAAAGTGAAGCTGAAGGCCAAGACCTAACCCAAGCTAAAAATCTTTTGGCCGAAGCCAGAACAAAAATCGAAGACGCTAGCGCCAAATTAACGACAGTATCCCAAAACTACCAAGAAATTTTGACAGGAGAAAACCTGACGGAAGAATTTGCTAGAATTAGAGAACTCGTCCACAACTTGAGAAACACAATACAAGAAGCTCATCAGGCGCTTGTGGAGGTTGTCATAAGTATGAGGTCACAATAA
- a CDS encoding inorganic diphosphatase, giving the protein MNLLHDIDPGTAEKMNVIIEIPRGSKNKYEIDKKTGLIALDRTMHTAQDYPMDYGFVPQTLWDDGDALDVIVLTTFPLLPSVLVRARPVAILNMTDSGDSDDKIIAVPVDDPRFSEIHDLADINKHTLKEIEHFFSTYKKLQNKEVVILGFKGKDEAQKAFLRSVEMYKSEDRK; this is encoded by the coding sequence ATGAATCTTCTCCACGACATAGACCCGGGGACAGCGGAAAAAATGAATGTGATTATTGAAATTCCGCGTGGCTCAAAAAATAAATACGAAATTGATAAAAAAACCGGCTTAATCGCTCTGGATCGGACAATGCACACCGCTCAAGACTATCCGATGGACTACGGCTTTGTTCCACAAACACTCTGGGATGACGGCGATGCCTTGGACGTCATAGTTTTAACCACTTTTCCGCTCTTGCCTTCCGTTTTAGTCCGAGCAAGACCGGTGGCAATTTTAAATATGACAGACAGCGGGGATAGCGATGACAAAATTATTGCCGTTCCAGTTGATGACCCGCGTTTTTCCGAAATACACGATTTGGCAGACATAAACAAGCACACTCTAAAAGAAATCGAGCATTTCTTTTCAACTTACAAAAAACTGCAAAACAAAGAAGTTGTGATTCTTGGATTTAAAGGCAAAGACGAAGCGCAAAAAGCATTTTTACGCTCGGTTGAAATGTATAAATCAGAAGACCGGAAGTAA
- the nusA gene encoding transcription termination factor NusA, producing MFDLKVINSVLEQLEEERGVPKEKAFEAIESALATAYKKEYGERGQIIKAQFDPQTGQAQFFQVKIVVDENTAVADKEALEEIKAEQQDEKEPVKELFNPEHHIWIEDAKKVKKDTQVGEELVFPLESKGDFGRIASQTAKQVIIQKIREAEKVAVLKEYGAQEGEIVSGTVQRIERGNIFIDVGKATGILSFEDQIPGERFSQGERVRAYLYKVEESARGIFLRLSRTNPKFLEKLFEAEVPEISAETVVVKTVAREAGSRSKIAVASIDEHIDPVGSMVGQRGVRVSTVMSELGGEKIDIIEWSEDPKKFVEDSLSPAKVMEVEIDEKENKAIAFVTEDQQSLAIGRGGQNVRLAAKLTGWKIDVRSAKGENLAEADATGETEIKENLTE from the coding sequence ATGTTTGACCTAAAAGTAATAAATTCAGTTTTAGAACAGCTTGAAGAAGAAAGGGGTGTGCCGAAAGAAAAGGCCTTTGAAGCCATAGAGTCGGCTTTGGCCACGGCCTATAAAAAAGAATACGGCGAACGAGGTCAAATTATCAAAGCCCAGTTTGATCCGCAAACCGGCCAAGCCCAATTTTTCCAAGTAAAGATAGTTGTGGATGAAAATACCGCAGTTGCCGACAAGGAAGCATTAGAGGAAATCAAAGCTGAACAACAAGACGAAAAAGAACCAGTTAAAGAATTATTCAATCCGGAACACCATATCTGGATTGAGGACGCCAAAAAAGTTAAGAAGGACACGCAAGTCGGCGAAGAATTGGTCTTTCCTCTTGAATCTAAGGGGGATTTCGGCAGAATCGCTTCACAGACAGCTAAACAAGTCATAATCCAAAAAATCAGAGAGGCCGAAAAAGTGGCGGTTCTTAAAGAATACGGTGCACAAGAAGGGGAAATCGTCAGTGGAACGGTTCAGAGAATTGAGAGAGGAAATATATTCATAGATGTTGGTAAAGCAACTGGAATTTTATCTTTTGAAGACCAAATACCAGGAGAAAGATTTTCACAGGGAGAAAGAGTCAGGGCGTATCTCTACAAAGTAGAAGAAAGTGCTAGAGGTATTTTTCTACGACTCTCCAGAACAAACCCGAAGTTTTTGGAAAAACTTTTTGAAGCTGAAGTGCCGGAAATCAGCGCTGAAACAGTAGTGGTCAAGACAGTCGCCCGAGAAGCCGGTTCGCGCTCAAAAATCGCAGTCGCCTCAATTGACGAACACATAGATCCAGTCGGTTCGATGGTCGGCCAGCGCGGAGTCAGAGTTTCCACAGTAATGTCCGAGCTTGGCGGAGAAAAGATTGATATAATAGAATGGTCTGAAGATCCGAAAAAATTTGTTGAAGATTCCCTGTCGCCTGCTAAAGTCATGGAAGTTGAGATAGATGAGAAAGAAAACAAAGCGATAGCGTTTGTTACGGAAGACCAACAGTCACTTGCAATTGGCCGTGGCGGACAAAATGTCCGACTGGCCGCCAAATTAACCGGCTGGAAAATAGATGTCAGGTCTGCCAAAGGCGAAAATCTGGCGGAAGCGGATGCAACGGGAGAAACAGAGATCAAAGAAAACCTTACAGAATAA
- a CDS encoding GC-type dockerin domain-anchored protein, which translates to MKNSKFIRVSFSVVLVFVLAFVVSGVVFAQSDNDTRVNDRAKSIEPISVMPVSLQFGNILRVGSDNENVRQLQVNLKRLGYFPAEVSETGFFGSITEEAVRKFQIARSIPVSGIADSVTLGALMKTANPARVSAESLVGTRCLADWNNDGLVDTRDLLAFLNAWSAKDISADINRDNVVDHLDFGMFVRVWNQGCPAPNLDKCSSTDFNKDNVIDTRDLTSYLNAWTLRDISADMNGNGSVEQEDFQTFLDLWKECSVR; encoded by the coding sequence ATGAAAAATTCAAAATTTATTAGAGTCAGTTTTTCTGTGGTTTTGGTTTTTGTCTTGGCTTTCGTCGTGTCTGGTGTGGTTTTTGCCCAATCAGACAATGATACGAGAGTTAATGACAGGGCAAAATCGATTGAGCCGATTTCAGTAATGCCGGTAAGTTTGCAATTCGGCAATATTCTTAGAGTCGGTTCAGACAACGAAAATGTCAGACAGTTGCAAGTCAATCTTAAACGCTTGGGTTATTTCCCAGCTGAAGTTTCTGAAACTGGTTTCTTTGGTTCAATAACCGAAGAAGCGGTTAGAAAATTTCAGATTGCCAGAAGTATTCCTGTTTCAGGAATTGCTGATAGTGTGACTCTTGGCGCTTTGATGAAAACTGCCAACCCAGCTAGAGTTTCTGCCGAAAGTCTTGTTGGTACACGCTGTCTTGCTGATTGGAATAATGACGGCCTCGTTGATACAAGAGATTTACTGGCTTTCTTGAACGCCTGGTCTGCTAAAGACATCTCGGCTGATATAAACAGAGATAACGTTGTAGATCACCTAGATTTTGGGATGTTTGTCAGAGTTTGGAATCAGGGCTGTCCCGCACCAAATCTAGACAAATGTTCTTCAACTGACTTCAACAAGGACAACGTAATTGATACTAGGGACTTAACCTCTTATCTAAACGCTTGGACTTTGAGAGACATCTCGGCTGATATGAATGGCAATGGCTCTGTTGAGCAAGAAGATTTTCAAACCTTCCTTGATCTCTGGAAAGAGTGTTCTGTAAGATAA